CTGGAAATAAGCCGCCGATTTTTCCATACGTGCTACATGATAAGGGAGCAGGGGAGCACCATTGTCCCAGCGCATGGTTTCGAAAAGTTCGATCGGTTTTGCGGGTGGGTCGGTTAAAAATCGGGCTTTTAGCAAGCATTCGTCATACTCGTCGCTGGCGTTGGAATCCCAGACCACGCCGCTTCCTACACCTAAACTGCCTTTGTCGTGTTGTATAGTAATCGTCCGTATTGCTACACTGAAAACGGCTTTTTGGTTTGGTGAGACGTAGCCAATTGCGCCACAATATAGGCCACGCGGGTTTGGCTCAAGGGCGGCGATCCGTTGCATAGCACGTTGTTTGGGCGCACCTGTTACCGACCCACAAGGAAACATTGCTTTAAATATCTTGGAATAAGGCGTGTTTTCCACCAATTTTCCTGTGATAGTAGAGGTCATTTGGTGAAGGCTACGGTAGGTTTCGATGTCGAAAAGGGATTGAGTGAGGACACTCGCGGGTTCACAAATCTGTGAAAGATCATTACGGAGAAGATCCACGATCATGAGGTTTTCCGCACGGGATTTCTCGTCGTTTTGTAAATACTGGGTTTGTAAAAGGTCTTCTGCAACGTTCCGGCCCCGTTGAGTGGTTCCCTTCATCGGACGTGTGGTAATCTTTTGGCCGTCTATCTCAAAAAAAAGTTCTGGGGAAAGGCTCAGGAATGTCTCGGTTTCGGTTTGGAGGAAGGCACTATACCCCACTGCCTGCTTCTGGCGGAGGCTTTTATAAAAAGCAAAAACATCTCCCTCAAAATCAAATTGCATTTGTCCGGTGAGGTTGATTTGATAAACATCTCCTTCTTGGATGAGGGTGCGAATTTTCTCAATTTGCTGGGTGTACGGTACTCTTGACCAACTAAATACTGGCCTTCCGGCATAAAATGGAGCTTCATGTGTTGCGTCAAATGCTCGTTGAGGTCTTGTATAAACGCCAAACCATGCCAAAGTCTCTGGCAAAACAGGCTTTGGCGATACCGAGACAAAGGCGTACCCTGCTTCATAACTCAAAAATCCGGCAACAAAATAACCATTATTAACTGCCCGATCCACCTCTTCGAGAAGGGGAACTACTTGGTCTAAGTGGGTTGCCTTCAGTTGCGCAATAGGGTTTTGAAAGCATAAAAGACGATCCCCTTGGGCCAATGGATGGGTGGTCTCAAGTAGAATCGTTCCCGGAAGATGTGTCATACCCGCTTTTTTTTCATAATTTAAGCGCAGGAGCAGCCTTTTTTGAAGTTCTTCGTTTAGATTCAGCAGAGGATATTGTGGGATAAAAAAAGAGCCGATGTGGCTCCACATTCCACACCGGCTGTCCCACCATTATGTTTTAAAGACGTGTAGATAAGAGAAAGGTCTAAAGCAACTATTGCTTTGCGTATTAAGTTTAAAAAAGTTAAGAACTGTTTGTCACAAAATTGTCACAAAATTGTTGCAAAATTATAATTTCGGAAGCGCTTCCGAAAAAAATGATCTTCAGCGAATCCTGAAAGAAGTCTGGGGTTTTGAAGCCTTGCGGATAGGTCAAGAGGAAGTGGTGCGCAATGTGGTCGCGGGGCACGACGTCTTGGCCGTTTTACCAACAGGTGGCGGTAAATCACTCTGTTATCAACTGCCGGCGTTGTGGTACCCTGATGGGTTAACGCTGGTTGTTTCGCCATTAATCGCGCTGATGCAAGACCAAGTACAGCAGTTGCAAGACCGAGGTGTACGTGCGGCAGCCCTTCATAGCGGGTTAAAGCACCACGAAATAGACCAGATTTTGACGAATGCAGAGCATGGTTTGCTCCGGCTCTTGTATGTATCTCCGGAGCGTTTAAAAACCGAAATGTTCCTGATGCGGGCTTCTCGTTTGGCGGTTCGGCTATTGGCGGTTGACGAGGCGCATTGTATTTCTGAATGGGGCGAGCATTTCCGGCCAGCTTATCGTTTGATCAAAGAAACAAGAGAGGCTTTGGGTATGCCACCCATAATAGCAGTTACGGCCACTGCTACGCCCATTGTTCGCAAAGAAATTCGGACGTATTTAGGGCTTACCGAGCCCAAGGAAATTGTCAATGGCTTCGATCGTCCAAACATTAGTTGGAGTGTTTTTAAGACCGACCGGAAACGGGAAAAAGTGAGTGACATTATAAACAAGGTGGCCGGAAATGGAATTATTTATGCCAGTACTCGGCAACGGGTAGAGGAGTGGGCAACATGGTTACGTGATGAGGGGATTGCCGCCGAGGCATACCATGCTGGAATGTCGAACGTGTTGAGAGAGAAGGCGCAAGAGGCTTGGATGCGGGGGAAGGCACGTATTATGGTGGCAACCAATGCGTTTGGAATGGGTATAGACAAGCCAGATGTTCGCTTTGTGGTTCATGTGGATTTACCGGCAACGATCGAGGCGTACTATCAAGAAGCTGGTCGCGCTGGACGTGATGGGCAAAAAAGTTTTGCGATTTTGCTCTGGGATCAGCAGGATGTGAAAATACAAGAGGGCATGATCGAAGAAGGATATCCCTCGGCAGCAGACATTCAAAAGGTGTATGAAGGATTTTGTGCATTGGCACAAGTGGCAATTGGTTCGCTTCCCGATGCGCCCTTGATGGTACAGATGGAGCGATTACAAGAGGTTTCTGGATTTTCCGCCACCAAAATTCGACAGGCCCTGCAAAGTTTAGTGCATCATTCGGTACTACGGTCGGTACCAGTGCGCAAAAATCAGGGACAAATCCGGTTTTTACAACCTATCGAAACCATAAGGGGTTATGCGCAAACGCTGGAAAACGAGAAACTTGGGGCTTTTTTACTGACGATACTTAGATCGGTGAATGCGGAAGCTTTTTCGGGTTGGTACGGGTTGGATGTTTCTATTTTGGCTAAAAGAACAGGATTGTCTAATGAGCGGGTGGAAAAAGGGCTGTACTTTTTTGCATCGCGTAGCCTCCTTGCTTGGGTTCCGGCAGATGGTGCCCTCCGGTTTGAGCTTGCGGAGGCACGAACGGAGCGCTTGCTTTTGGCGGTTAACGAACTCACTGCCTCTAAAAAGAGGGCTTTGGTACGGCTAAAACACATGATTCGATTTGCGAAGCATGTTGGATGCCGTCGCTATTTCCTGCTTTCGTACTTTGGCGAGCGGGCTTCTTTGAATTGCGGAAAGTGTGACCATTGTTTGGGGAGGCATAAACCAGAGGCTATAACACCCGATGATGAGCCGCATCTAAAGCAAATTTTACGATATGCTGCCGATCAAACGCCGCAAGAAGTATGGGACGCATTTCGGGAACTCCCCGATGGGCGGGTAGAGGGGCTTGTCGAGTGGCTTTTGCATGAAGGATGGGTGGGGGTTAAGGAACCGCTTCGAGGGACATTTCATCTTACAGCTAAAGCATTGAAAAAAATGGATTGGTGGAAGTAAATGGTGTCCGGTTTCAGGTGCTCCCATTCTTATTGGGACAAAGTGGCTAACTGGCACATGTAACCGAA
The nucleotide sequence above comes from Rhodothermia bacterium. Encoded proteins:
- a CDS encoding RecQ family ATP-dependent DNA helicase, with protein sequence MLQNYNFGSASEKNDLQRILKEVWGFEALRIGQEEVVRNVVAGHDVLAVLPTGGGKSLCYQLPALWYPDGLTLVVSPLIALMQDQVQQLQDRGVRAAALHSGLKHHEIDQILTNAEHGLLRLLYVSPERLKTEMFLMRASRLAVRLLAVDEAHCISEWGEHFRPAYRLIKETREALGMPPIIAVTATATPIVRKEIRTYLGLTEPKEIVNGFDRPNISWSVFKTDRKREKVSDIINKVAGNGIIYASTRQRVEEWATWLRDEGIAAEAYHAGMSNVLREKAQEAWMRGKARIMVATNAFGMGIDKPDVRFVVHVDLPATIEAYYQEAGRAGRDGQKSFAILLWDQQDVKIQEGMIEEGYPSAADIQKVYEGFCALAQVAIGSLPDAPLMVQMERLQEVSGFSATKIRQALQSLVHHSVLRSVPVRKNQGQIRFLQPIETIRGYAQTLENEKLGAFLLTILRSVNAEAFSGWYGLDVSILAKRTGLSNERVEKGLYFFASRSLLAWVPADGALRFELAEARTERLLLAVNELTASKKRALVRLKHMIRFAKHVGCRRYFLLSYFGERASLNCGKCDHCLGRHKPEAITPDDEPHLKQILRYAADQTPQEVWDAFRELPDGRVEGLVEWLLHEGWVGVKEPLRGTFHLTAKALKKMDWWK
- the pabB gene encoding aminodeoxychorismate synthase component I, giving the protein MTHLPGTILLETTHPLAQGDRLLCFQNPIAQLKATHLDQVVPLLEEVDRAVNNGYFVAGFLSYEAGYAFVSVSPKPVLPETLAWFGVYTRPQRAFDATHEAPFYAGRPVFSWSRVPYTQQIEKIRTLIQEGDVYQINLTGQMQFDFEGDVFAFYKSLRQKQAVGYSAFLQTETETFLSLSPELFFEIDGQKITTRPMKGTTQRGRNVAEDLLQTQYLQNDEKSRAENLMIVDLLRNDLSQICEPASVLTQSLFDIETYRSLHQMTSTITGKLVENTPYSKIFKAMFPCGSVTGAPKQRAMQRIAALEPNPRGLYCGAIGYVSPNQKAVFSVAIRTITIQHDKGSLGVGSGVVWDSNASDEYDECLLKARFLTDPPAKPIELFETMRWDNGAPLLPYHVARMEKSAAYFQIPFQKQHFLEVIETFIATEKPQKPTRLRISLNEHGHFKYTAQPIAQQPQWQNPPKICISPVRTSASDPFYQHKTTQRSLYEAEYARAVKAGFFEVIFLNEDNLVTEGSRSTIFIRKNGHWLTPRCQSGALPGIYRQFVLAQPHTKASEADLTLEDLVQADEIRLCNAIWQWTPPVHCTFNDEPKTL